Proteins from one Cicer arietinum cultivar CDC Frontier isolate Library 1 chromosome 3, Cicar.CDCFrontier_v2.0, whole genome shotgun sequence genomic window:
- the LOC101510442 gene encoding trihelix transcription factor ASR3, with the protein MALDQPSNPNSVDGEGNGNDNGNGTPPSATVNGGEDGRPAARLPRWTRQEILVLIQGKSDAESRFKPGRNGAGFGSSEPKWALVSSYCMKHGVNRGPIQCRKRWSNLAGDYKKIKEWESQVRDETESFWLMRNDLRRERKLPGYFDREVYDILDSPSVAAAATAAMVAPIDVKVSEAVGDEEVHLYDSNRKVSGEDGLFSDFERDEILVPTKDVHVPSPVPISEKQYLPLLHGCKGDGNAQGANNEKQPATNPGMGSTSQGERKRKRFATDGDEEEETLQSQLIDVLEKNGEMLREQLEAQNMNFQLDRQHQNDTASNIVAVLDKLANALGRIADKL; encoded by the exons ATGGCTTTAGATCAACCCTCAAATCCTAATTCCGTCGACGGCGAAGGTAACGGTAATGATAATGGTAACGGAACGCCACCGTCGGCCACCGTTAACGGCGGCGAAGATGGGAGGCCAGCGGCGAGGCTGCCACGTTGGACGAGACAGGAAATTCTGGTTCTGATTCAAGGAAAGAGCGATGCGGAGAGCCGGTTCAAACCGGGTCGAAACGGTGCGGGATTCGGTTCGAGTGAACCGAAGTGGGCGTTGGTTTCTTCGTACTGTATGAAACATGGTGTCAACCGTGGTCCGATTCAGTGTCGGAAGCGGTGGAGCAATCTCGCCGGAGATTATAAGAAGATTAAAGAGTGGGAATCTCAGGTGAGAGATGAAACGGAATCGTTTTGGTTGATGAGGAATGATTTGAGGAGAGAAAGGAAATTGCCTGGTTATTTTGATCGGGAAGTTTATGATATTTTAGATTCGCCGTCGGTTGCGGCGGCGGCAACGGCGGCAATGGTTGCTCCGATCGATGTGAAGGTTTCGGAGGCGGTTGGTGATGAGGAGGTGCATCTTTATGATAGTAATCGGAAAGTTAGTGGTGAAGATGGGTTGTTTTCGGATTTTGAGAGGGATGAGATTTTGGTTCCTACCAAAGATGTTCATGTTCCTTCACCTGTTCCTATCTCAG AGAAGCAGTATCTGCCACTACTCCATGGCTGCAAAGGGGATGGCAATGCTCAAG GTGCTAACAATGAGAAACAACCAGCCACAAATCCAGGAATGGGTTCTACATCTCAAGGGGAACGAAAGAGGAAACGGTTTGCAACCGACGGAGATGAAGAGGAGGAAACTTTGCAAAGTCAATTAATTGACGTGTTAGAGAAAAACGGCGAGATGCTACGCGAACAACTAGAGGCTCAGAACATGAATTTTCAGCTGGATCGCCAGCACCAGAATGACACTGCAAGTAACATAGTTGCTGTGCTTGATAAGCTTGCAAATGCTCTTGGGAGAATTGCTGATAAATTGTAG